AGGGGAGACGCGGCTCCTTCCAGGAGCAGGAGCCGCGGGGACAGGCCCGGGCTGCGCCGGGGACGAAGAGCAGCCATGTGCCGACGGATGGCGGGCACGTCCATCTCGAACCACCATACCAGCCCTCGCCGGGCGAGTTGGGCCGCGAACTCGTCCCACCTCTCCTCTTGGGCCAGGTCCCCAAACTCGGGGAGGAGATCCCGAGCTTCCAACTCCAGCCTCCTGAGAACTTCCGGAAAACAAACTTTATTTTACATCGAAGCGGATCGGCGGCAAGTATGAGGGGCGTCTGGGCCTGGGCGAAAAAGAGCCCCGGGGGGAGGAGGAGCCCGCCCGGGGCGTAGGGGGAACGTGACCCTGGGGTCAGGGTCGGGACAGGGTCTGGAGGAAGCAGCCGGTGGAGCCGCTGGTGTCCCCGCTTTCCGGGGTGGGGGCCGGCTCCTCCGCGGTCACGGGCTCCTCCCCGGGCTCCACCGGGGTCAGGCCGGCCAGCTTGGCGAACGCCCGGGCAGCCTCCTCGGTGTGCTCCAGGATCTCGGCCTGGGTGGCGCCGATCAGGTCGGCCGGGGTCACCATGCCGGTGGTCTCCACCGTGGAGAAGTCGGGCGCCACGTCGTCGGTGTCGCCGTCGCGGTTCACGTCCACGGGGTGGATGTAGCCCACCTCGGGCTCGACCCAGATCTTGCCCTTGGCCACGAGCCCTTCGAAGTTCTCGATGGTCCAGGGCAGGAAGGTAACCGTGCGGTTCGACAGCCGGGCGTTCAGGACCACGTCCGGGTCGCCGCCGTAGACCGGCTCGGTGCCCTGGGCGTGGCAGTCCACGCACTGGCGGGTTGTGCCGGCCTCCACCACCCCCGGCGGGGGGACCATTTTCCCGGTGGTCGGGTCCACCCCGCCCAGCTTGTCGTAGTCCTTGGCCGCGCCCAACGCCTGAGATGCGGGAAGCACGTTGTGGGTTACGGTGAAATAGTGGGCCACGATGGCGAGCCGCAGGTTCGCGTCGTAGTTGGGTGAGGGCCGGCCGGCGTACTGGTCCTCCTTCTCCAGCACCGTCTTCAGGGCCGCCTTCACCAGGTCCAGCTCGGTCTCGTTGGAGATCTCGGGCCGCAGGTCGAAGTTGTCGTCCCACACGATCGTGGCCGGGTCGTACGCGGTGATCGCGCCGGACTCGTCCCGGGTGACGGAGCTCGAGATCAGCACCATGCCGATCTGGTGGCGGCCGGGCATGACCTCCCGGGACACCGCGCCGGCCAGGATCGAGTTGAGCTCCCGGGGGGCCAGCACCCGCATGCTGGCCGGATCGTCGGGGTCGTAGACCACCCAGGTCACGGCCGCCACGGGGTTGCCCGGGTAGATCTTGATCTTCCCGTCCCGGTCGGGCTTCTTGTAGAGCACCGGCGTGAACTCGAAGTAGCTCTTCCCGTTGGCCGTGCGGAAGAACTCCGCCATGTCCGCCGGGTCGAAGTTCCCCTCGTCGTCGGGCACGGGGATCGTGGCCGAGCCGTCCGGGTCGGTCATCATGGTGTAGAACATGGCGTAGGGGTCCAGGGCCCGGTCCGAGCCGAACCCGGGCTCCTTGTCCTCCAAGCGCAGCTTCTGGGCCACCAGCGGGTCGGGCCCGTTGGGGTCGAAGTAGGCGATGGAGGTCACCACGTCCATCCCGAAGATCGGGTTCGACTGGCCGACCCACTGGAGCCCCCCGATCCCGTAGAACGGGGCCGCCGCGTAGTAGCCCGGCTGGGGGTCCTGGATGCCGAACGCGGCGAAGAACGAGAACGGCACCATCTGGGAGATGTCTCCCGGGTCGGCCGGGTTGGGCATGAACCGGGAGTCGAAGTTGTAGGAGAACCCCATGGAGTAGTCGAAGGCCCGGAACGGCCAGTACCTCTTGTAGGGGATGTGGCAGGTCTCGCAGGCCACGTTCTCGAAGTGGTCCGCCACGATCTCCTCGGACCCGAAGTTGTCCCGGTGGGCCAGGGTCATCTGGTCCAGGTTGTGGCAGTCGGTGCACACCTTGACCTTCTGGAAGTCCAGGTCGTTTCGCACCGTGCCGCCGGTGTCGATGCCCTTGCCGAAGTTGTGGTCGGGCGCGGTCGGCCCCTGGTCCTTGGACGCGTGGCAGTCCACGCACTCCACGCCCCGGGCCGCATGCACGTCGTAGCCGGCCAGGTCTCCCCGGCTCTTCCTCCCGGCCTCCACCTCCTCCAGGGCCTTGTCGTAGTTCTCCTCGCCGTCGTACTCCATCTTCCAGAAGGTGCCCCGCTTGGGGATGTCGGCCTTCATGCCCATCACGTCGGGCCGGATGTACAGCCCCTGGTTCACGGGGTCGCGGAAGCCCACGTGGCACCGGCCGCAGATCAGGTCCCACTTGTGGCCGCCCGTGTCGTCGCTGGCGAGCAGGGGGGCTTTGGTGCCGGACTGGGCGGCGAAGAGCTCGAGATCGTCCGGGTCGTAGTAGGTCTGCACCGTGAAGTAGTTCTGCACCTCGTCCGGGACCTGGGAGAGGCTCACCCCGTCCTTCTTCACCAGCTTCACGTAGGCCAGGGGCACCCCGTCCCCGTCCAGGTCGAGCCCCATGAGCCCGCCCGTGGCCGCGTACTTGAAGTAGTAGCCCAGGAACTTGCGGCTGCCCCACACCTTGTCGCCGTTCGCGGCGGTCACGGCGTTCACGGCCGGGCTGTAGGCGTTGTGCATCTTGAACCCGCTCGTGCCGCCGGCCTCGTCGGGCTTGCCGCCCTCGACCATGGGGATCTTGACCGAGTCCCGGGTGCTCGCCACGGGCGAGTTGGGCGCCGCGTAGAACCGGCCGGGCTCGAAGGTGCCAGAGAGGGGGCTCGAGTACCGGTCGATCGAGAACACCTCGTACCCTTCGGGGATCTCGCCCGGGGTCGGGTACCGGCCCACCGAGATGGCCCAGATGTCGGCGTAGTCGTCCCGGGCCTCGTTCATCCTGGCGATCAGGAAGATCTTGAGCCGGGGCGCGTAGTTCTGGGCGTCCACCCCGTTGGCGGTGTGGAGGCGGTTCGCGTAGGGATCGAGGTGGCAGGTCAGGCACTCGGCCTCCAGCACCCCGCTCTCGCCCCAGTCGTGCAGGTGGGGGGCCGACAGGGCCGGGGAGGGCCCGCCGCCCATGAGGTCCCGGGCCATGTAGAACGGCGCCGCTCCGATGTCCTCCACGTCGTACCGGTAGTAGTCCCCGTTCCAGGCGCCGAACTCACCGGCCTCGATCCGGTCGCGGTTGGCCTGGAAGAACTCGTCGTACCGGTTGCCGAACCGGTCCACCTCGTAGGGGCCGCCGCCCATGTGGCACGAGGTGCAGGTGGCGATCTCGTCGGCCGTGCCGATGTCGAACCGGGTGGGGTCCGGATTGTTCTGTGCCGCCAACTGGCGGTACGAGGGCGGTCACCAGGCCCCGAACTGGCCGGGCGCCGTGATGTTGTACAGCGTGGGCAGGGTGGCCAGGAGCCCGTCCGGCCCGGCCAGCACCTTGCCCAGGTCGTCGGCGAAGCCGTCACCGTCCGAGTCCACCCGCTCGTCCAGCCCGAGCTGGAAGTGGTAGGCCGAGGTGATCTTCTCGTACGAGTGGCACAGCCCGCAGGTCTGCTTGGGGCTCATCGGCGGGCCGGAGACGAGGGCCCCTTCCTGGCCGTTGGCGGCCAGGGTGTCGCTTGCGTCCAGGTTGGTCCGCACCGGATCGCCCACGCCGTCGTGGTCGGCGTCCGAAAAGGTGCGGATCTCGATGGCCGGATGGGCCAGCGCCGGCGCGGCCGAGGCCAGCAGGCCGGGCAGCGCCAACGAGGTGAGGAGGGTCGGGATCTTTCTCATGGTTCCTCTCCGTGGGATTGGGTTTTGCAAGGCCCGGTTTCAATACCCTTGGGGGTGGCACGCCAGGCACGAGGGGTCGGTGCGCCCGTGGCAGACCCGGCACGACTCCGTGTCCGCGGCCCCCTGGATCCGATGCCCCGAGGCGAGCCAGCCGTTCCGGGGGGCGTGGCTGCGGGGGGCCTCCCGGTGGCAGTCGGAGCAGAACGTGGCCGTGTGGCAGGCGCGGCAGGTGTCGCGGTCGTGGCGGGCCTCGAGGCCGTGGCTGCGGTCCTTCCAGCCCACGGTGTGGCTCCGGGGCTTCTCCGTTCGGTGGCAGGTGCGGCACGCGTCCGGCCCGGGGTGGCAGGTCCGGCACACGGCCTCGGGCAGGTCCGTGCGCCGGCCGTGGCGCTGCTCCCACAGCCCGTCGTGGGAGGGGGGGCGTTCGCCCCGGCGGATGCGGGCGTGGCAGGTGGAGCAGTCGGTCGGCGCCTCGTCCCCGTCGTGGCACCCCAGGCACGTCTCCATCGTGGGAAACTCCACCGAGGCCAGGTTCTCGGCCCGCGGGGTGGGTCCGTGGCACCGGACGCAGTCCACGTCGGCGTGGGGCTCGTGGGCGAACGTCACGTCGGCGTAGGTGCGGCCCCGTGGGGCCTTGGACACGGTGTAGTCCTCGTCGCCGGAGCGGGTGTGGCACGTGAGGCACGCCTCGGAGGGGTTCGCCTCGTCGATGTCGTGGCACTCCTTGCAGGGCTCCATGCCGGTTCGAAGCCCCTCGTCACCCCCGTGGCAGTCGGTGCATGCTGCCTCCTCCGCATGGAGGGCGTGGGAGAACCGAAGGCCGGTCTCCTCCCGGCACCCGGCCAGCAGCGCTAGCGCCGCGCCAGCCGCCAACACTGCGATGCGAGCCCGTCTTATTCCCCCAGCGCCGAAACCGGCGAGCCAGGGGGCCGCGCCCGGCTCTCCGCCAGGTCCCTTGCCCCCCCGCTCGGGGAGGTGAGTGCGCCCATTCGATTGCCGGCTGAGTAGCTTCATGGTCATCCCCTAGAAACGGACCGTGACGCGGGTCTCCACCGCGTGGATCTCCTCGACCCCGTAGAGCTCCTCGATCAGGTCGTCGGTGTCCCGGCGGTAGGTCAGATCCGCCGACCACCGCGAGCCGGGCCGGTAGGCGAGCCCCAGCTCCAGGCTTTGGGCCACCAGGTTCTCCAGGTCGTTGTTGATGTCCTCGTCCTTGCGGTAGTACGCGGCCGAGGCCACGAACCCGCGGGGCAGCCGCTGCTCGGCGTCCAGCGAGTAGGAGAGGCTTCGGGCCTCGGGGCCGTCCAGCCGGTCCTCGAGCCACCACGACAGGCCGGCCCGGAGAGAGAACCCCGGAATGCCCGGATCGAACACCCCGAAGCCCGCCTGCACCACGTCGAAGCTGGTGTTCGAGGCGCTCTCGTAGTGGTCCTCGTCGATCAGATCCCGCTTGGTGTAGGCGCCGCTCAGGGTCAGGTGGTCCCCCAGCCGCTGCTCCACGGCCAGCCGGTACTGGTTGTAGGGGGCCTGGCGCTCCAGGCTGAGGCGCTCCAGTCGGTACCGGCCGGGGTCGGCGTCCGCGGTGAAGTCCAGGAGGAAGTCGTCGTCCTCCTCGTTGCCCACCTTTTTGTACACGCTGGCCGTGATCTCGGTGCTGGTGGGGTCCCACCAGAGGGTGGCCGACACCAGGGCCTCGCGCAGGTCGCCGTTCACCCACTCGGCGCTGGCTTTGGCCCAGGCGAGGTCGCGGAGCGTCTGCCGTACGGTCAGCCGCAGCAGGTCGTCGAAGTAGTCCAGGTAGTCGGCCCGAAGCCGGCCGCCCCAGGGAAGCCGGGCCTCGGCCGCCCCGCCCCAGGCGGCGTCCCGCTCCAGATCCTCGTAGTACTGCACCAAGCGGCCGCCGAAGGCCTCCACCGACGCCTCCACCGGCAGGGGCAGGCGCACGCGGGCCCCGGCCCCGTCCAGGTGCACGGGCTCGGCGCTCTCCCACGAGAACCGGCCGGCGGTGAGCTCCACCGCGCGCAGGGGCCGGGACACGAGCCCCAGGTCGTACACGAACAGGTGACTGCCGCCGGGAAACCGGTCCACCGAGCTGTAGAACACCGAGTCCGGCTCCTCCTGGCCCAGGTCCCACCGGAACGCGCCCGAGAAGAAGGCCCGGCTGTTCACGGGCAGGCCTTGCGCCTCCAGGACCAAGAGCTGGGAGCCGTACGCCCCCCGGTCGTCCTGGTCGGGGGCGGCGTCGGCCCACGACGCCCGCAGGGTGGTGCGGGACGTGCCGGAGAGGGTCCACGCTCCGGCTCCGCCGGCGCCCAGGCAGGCGGTCAGCCCAATGCCCAACGCGATCACGACTGGTTTCATGGCGTCCTCAGGACCGGAAAATGTGAGAAAAGGAACATGCCGGTTCCGCATACTTGCATGGCTCGTGCCACAGGGAACGGCACGGGGAGGATATCGAAAATACACACGGATATAAACGGCTTGCGACCAAGATCCGTCGCCGCCCCGGCTTGGGGAGGCGCGGTTTTGTTTCAAAGGTTTCGGGTGTTTGAAACAAGGTGAAACACTGCCGTGAAAAATGACCGGGCGGCCCCCATGCCTCCAGCCGGGGTGTTGGGACGCAGGTCTACCTGAAATTCAGGTTCCCGGCGTCTCAGCTTCCGATCGTCCTATCGGAAATCCCCCATCGGCCCTGGGGGGCCCTGCAACGGGGAGAGTAACTTTCCCTGAACCGGGTAGCTGCGGCGGGGCATGGGTTTCAGGAACCGGAATTCAGCGGACAGGATACAGGGAAGGAACGACAGGCTTGATCCGGCGTCCGACGGCGTGCGGTCACAACCTGTCCACTGGAATCTGTCTTCTGCCCCCTGATTCGCAGGCCCCATGCCCCCCCGAGACCGTGAGGTAGTGTCAAAGAGGCGGGCCATACTTGGAACACTCTGAAATCAAGTAGGTTTTCATGCGTCCTAGCGTCCCAGCCTCCCAGCGTCCTAGCGGAAGTTACATAGAATCCCCCCTTCGGCCCTGGAGGCCTCTACGATGGAGAAGGGGAACGTGCGTTGGTCCGGCGCCGTTTCCGGCGGCAGGGCAAGGCCGGCCGGCGCCCGGGCTAAAGCCGCGGGGGGGCCACGCCGATCCGTAGCCCGAGTGTACAGAGCCGTTTGCGCGCGAGGATGGTCATGCCGTTGGAAGGCACACTGAGCTACCGGGACCTGGCGCATCTCCTCCAGGTGGTCGGCGCCTCGAGGAAGTCGGGCGTGCTGGAGATCCGGTACGAGGACCGGCTCGCCCGCCTGGTGTTCCGGGACGGCCGGCTGATCCGGGCCGAGTCGAACCAGCGGCATCCGGAGCTGGGGGAGCTCCTGGTGCAGGCCGGCGCCCTGACGAGCCGGGATCTCCAGCGGGCGCTGGGACGCCAGAGCGCGGAGGGGGAGGAGCGCCGGATCGGGACCCTCCTGTGCGAGGAGTTCGGGGTGGCACCGGAGACGATCCAGGAGGTGCTTTCCCGCCAGTTCCGGGACATCGTGTTCGAGGTGCTCCGGTGGCCGGGCGGGACGTTCCGGTTCGAGTTCGGCGAGCCCGACGAGGTGATGGACCGGTTCTCCCTAAACCCCTCGGCCTTCATCCTGGACGTCGGGATCCAGGCGGGGTTCCTGGCGGAGGAGGGGCTGGCCCGGGAGGACGCCACCCTCGACTCTCCGCGGGTCGTGGTGGAGCTCGGCGATCCCCGGTTGCGGGACGCGTGCGCCCAGATGTGGAGGCGCAAGCGCAAGAAGGTGGTGGTCGTCCCGGACCCCGGCCGGCTCGCCACCGTGTTGGGGGACTGGCCCACCGAGGCCCCGTCCCCCTGGGTGATCACCGGCATCGGCCCGGAGCCGGGTGAGGAGGCCTGGAGCCGGATCGAGGCGATCCGCGCCCTGCAGCCCGCCTGCGTGCTGGTGGTGGTGGGGGCCTGTCGGGACGCCGGGGTGCGGGTGCGGGCCGCCGACGCGGGGGCCGACGCCTACGTGCCGGCCCCGTGTCCGGCCGATCTGGACGGCCCCCATGCCGAGGCCCACCTGGACGTGTTCCTGCTGCAGCTGCAGCGGGCGGTGGAGCACGCAGCCGGGGTCGAGGAGCCTCGGGCCGGAGAGGCCGGGGCATGAACTGCGTGCCGGACGAGAACGTCCAGGAGTTCCTGGCCGAGGCCGAGGAGATCCTGGACCGGCTCGCCGACGACCTGGCCGAGCTGGAGCAGACCCCCGAGGGAGACGAACCCGACCCCGAGGTGGTCAACAGCATCTTCCGGGCCGCCCACAGCCTGAAGGGCATCTCGGCCATGTGCGGCTTCGGCCAGATCACCGAGGTGGCCCACAAGACCGAGACCCTGTTGGACGGTGTGCGCATGGGCCGGGTCGGGTGCACCCGGCCGGTGATGGACCTGCTCTACGAGAGCCTCGACCTCCTTCGGAATCTGTGCTCCCGCCTGGCCCAGGGCCAGGCCCCGGAGGACCCCGGAGTGCCGGCGTTTGTGGAGCGGCTGATCCGGGCGGCCGAGGGGGGGGCGGGGAGCGACGAGGACGGCCTGGCCGCTTTGGGGCTCGGAGACGAGGTCCTGGCCGTGCTCACCGAGTACGAGCGCCACCGCCTCGAGGCCACCCTGAAGAACCCCAACCGGACCCTGGTCCGGGTGAAGGTTGGGTTCCCCTTCGAGACCTTCGACACGGACCTGGAGGCCCTGAACGCCACGCTGAAGGGCCTGGGGGAGATCATCTCCACCCTGCCGGGCACCGGCGAGGGCGCCCCGGATCGCATGGAGTTCGAGCTCCTGGTGGGCCTCAAGGCCGATCTGGAGGAGGCGCGGGCCGCGGTGGCCGCGCACGGGGCCCAGGTGGAGGAGCTGGCGCCGCCGGCGCGGCCGACTCCCCCCCCGGCCCCACCCCCTGCCTCGTGCCCGGCCGAGCCGCCCTGCACCGGGGCCCCGGCCGCACCCGAGGCGTGCCGGCCCCCGGCAGAGGGGGTGCGGAGCTTCAGCCAGTCGATCCGGGTGGACCTGACCAAGCTCGATGCGCTGATGAACCTGGTGGGCGAGCTGGTCGTGGCCCGCAGCCACATCCACCTGGTGATCGACCGGCTGCGGCGGGAGCAGGGGCTCACCGGAGCGGTGATCGAGCTGGCCAAGGCCCAAAAGGACCTGGACCGGCGGCTCACCGATCTTCGGGAGGCGGTGATGGACGTGCGCATGGTGCCCCTGGGCCAGCTGTTCTCCAAGCTCCAGCGCACCCTTCACAAGATCCTGCGCACCACCGGCAAGGAGGTGGACCTGGAGATCCGGGGGGCCGACACCGAGATCGACAAGCTGATCGCCGAGGAGCTGGGCGACCCCCTGATCCACGTGATCCGAAACGCGGTGGACCACGGCATCGAGCCCCCGGACGAACGGGAGGCGAAGGGCAAGCCCCGGCGGGGCCGGATCGACCTGGTGGCCCACCAGCGGGGGAACCACGTGGTGATCGAGGTGGCGGACGACGGGGCGGGCATCTCGCGGGAGCGGGTGCTCCGGAAGGCCGTGGACCGGGGAATGGTGGACCCGGACGCCCACCTCACCGACAAGGAGGTGCTCGACCTGGTGTTCGAGCCCGGTTTCTCCACCAAGGACCAGGCCACGGAGATCTCCGGCCGGGGGGTGGGCATGGACGTCCTGCGGAAGAACATCGCCCGGCTGTCGGGCATGATCGAGCTCAGCAGCGAGGAGGGCCGGGGGACGCGGGTGACCATCGTGCTGCCGATCACCATGGCCATCATTCAGGCCCTGCTCGTCCGAGCGGGCACCATGCGGCTGGCCGTGCCGCTGAACAGCGTGCTCGAGACCCTGTCCCTGGCGGAGCAGGAGGTCGACCGGATCGAGGGCCGTCCGGTGCTGCGGCTCCGGTCCGACACGATCCCCCTGGTGCGGCTGGACCGGGCCCTGGGGGTGGATCCGGGCTCGGAGAACGGGGCGGGCTACGCCGTGGTGGTGGGGGTGGCGGAGAAGCGGCTGGCCCTGATGGTGGACGAGCTGCTCATCCAGCAGGACGTGGTCATCAAGAGCCTGGGGTCCCGGCTCAAGGGGGTACCGGGCATCGCCGGCGCCACGGACCTGGGGGACCAGCGCCCGATCCTGGTGGTGGACGTGGCGTCGTTGGTCAAGGAGGCGGAGGCCCATGCCTGACCGGACCGAGGCCTTGGCCGCGTGGCGGGCCCGGCTCCGGCAGGTGCTGGACGCCGAGGCCCTGGTCGAGCCCGAAGAGGAGGCCCCCGAAACGCCCGCGGTTCGGACGGAGCTGCTGGAGGTCGAGGTTTCGGGCGAGCGCTACGGGTTGCCGGTGGAGTGCGTCGCCGAGATCCTCCGGCCCCGGCCGATCACCCCCGTGCCCCGCACCC
This is a stretch of genomic DNA from Deferrisoma camini S3R1. It encodes these proteins:
- a CDS encoding cytochrome c3 family protein — its product is MAAQNNPDPTRFDIGTADEIATCTSCHMGGGPYEVDRFGNRYDEFFQANRDRIEAGEFGAWNGDYYRYDVEDIGAAPFYMARDLMGGGPSPALSAPHLHDWGESGVLEAECLTCHLDPYANRLHTANGVDAQNYAPRLKIFLIARMNEARDDYADIWAISVGRYPTPGEIPEGYEVFSIDRYSSPLSGTFEPGRFYAAPNSPVASTRDSVKIPMVEGGKPDEAGGTSGFKMHNAYSPAVNAVTAANGDKVWGSRKFLGYYFKYAATGGLMGLDLDGDGVPLAYVKLVKKDGVSLSQVPDEVQNYFTVQTYYDPDDLELFAAQSGTKAPLLASDDTGGHKWDLICGRCHVGFRDPVNQGLYIRPDVMGMKADIPKRGTFWKMEYDGEENYDKALEEVEAGRKSRGDLAGYDVHAARGVECVDCHASKDQGPTAPDHNFGKGIDTGGTVRNDLDFQKVKVCTDCHNLDQMTLAHRDNFGSEEIVADHFENVACETCHIPYKRYWPFRAFDYSMGFSYNFDSRFMPNPADPGDISQMVPFSFFAAFGIQDPQPGYYAAAPFYGIGGLQWVGQSNPIFGMDVVTSIAYFDPNGPDPLVAQKLRLEDKEPGFGSDRALDPYAMFYTMMTDPDGSATIPVPDDEGNFDPADMAEFFRTANGKSYFEFTPVLYKKPDRDGKIKIYPGNPVAAVTWVVYDPDDPASMRVLAPRELNSILAGAVSREVMPGRHQIGMVLISSSVTRDESGAITAYDPATIVWDDNFDLRPEISNETELDLVKAALKTVLEKEDQYAGRPSPNYDANLRLAIVAHYFTVTHNVLPASQALGAAKDYDKLGGVDPTTGKMVPPPGVVEAGTTRQCVDCHAQGTEPVYGGDPDVVLNARLSNRTVTFLPWTIENFEGLVAKGKIWVEPEVGYIHPVDVNRDGDTDDVAPDFSTVETTGMVTPADLIGATQAEILEHTEEAARAFAKLAGLTPVEPGEEPVTAEEPAPTPESGDTSGSTGCFLQTLSRP
- a CDS encoding cytochrome c3 family protein; amino-acid sequence: MLAAGAALALLAGCREETGLRFSHALHAEEAACTDCHGGDEGLRTGMEPCKECHDIDEANPSEACLTCHTRSGDEDYTVSKAPRGRTYADVTFAHEPHADVDCVRCHGPTPRAENLASVEFPTMETCLGCHDGDEAPTDCSTCHARIRRGERPPSHDGLWEQRHGRRTDLPEAVCRTCHPGPDACRTCHRTEKPRSHTVGWKDRSHGLEARHDRDTCRACHTATFCSDCHREAPRSHAPRNGWLASGHRIQGAADTESCRVCHGRTDPSCLACHPQGY
- a CDS encoding TonB-dependent receptor, with translation MKPVVIALGIGLTACLGAGGAGAWTLSGTSRTTLRASWADAAPDQDDRGAYGSQLLVLEAQGLPVNSRAFFSGAFRWDLGQEEPDSVFYSSVDRFPGGSHLFVYDLGLVSRPLRAVELTAGRFSWESAEPVHLDGAGARVRLPLPVEASVEAFGGRLVQYYEDLERDAAWGGAAEARLPWGGRLRADYLDYFDDLLRLTVRQTLRDLAWAKASAEWVNGDLREALVSATLWWDPTSTEITASVYKKVGNEEDDDFLLDFTADADPGRYRLERLSLERQAPYNQYRLAVEQRLGDHLTLSGAYTKRDLIDEDHYESASNTSFDVVQAGFGVFDPGIPGFSLRAGLSWWLEDRLDGPEARSLSYSLDAEQRLPRGFVASAAYYRKDEDINNDLENLVAQSLELGLAYRPGSRWSADLTYRRDTDDLIEELYGVEEIHAVETRVTVRF
- a CDS encoding DUF4388 domain-containing protein; translation: MPLEGTLSYRDLAHLLQVVGASRKSGVLEIRYEDRLARLVFRDGRLIRAESNQRHPELGELLVQAGALTSRDLQRALGRQSAEGEERRIGTLLCEEFGVAPETIQEVLSRQFRDIVFEVLRWPGGTFRFEFGEPDEVMDRFSLNPSAFILDVGIQAGFLAEEGLAREDATLDSPRVVVELGDPRLRDACAQMWRRKRKKVVVVPDPGRLATVLGDWPTEAPSPWVITGIGPEPGEEAWSRIEAIRALQPACVLVVVGACRDAGVRVRAADAGADAYVPAPCPADLDGPHAEAHLDVFLLQLQRAVEHAAGVEEPRAGEAGA
- a CDS encoding chemotaxis protein CheA → MNCVPDENVQEFLAEAEEILDRLADDLAELEQTPEGDEPDPEVVNSIFRAAHSLKGISAMCGFGQITEVAHKTETLLDGVRMGRVGCTRPVMDLLYESLDLLRNLCSRLAQGQAPEDPGVPAFVERLIRAAEGGAGSDEDGLAALGLGDEVLAVLTEYERHRLEATLKNPNRTLVRVKVGFPFETFDTDLEALNATLKGLGEIISTLPGTGEGAPDRMEFELLVGLKADLEEARAAVAAHGAQVEELAPPARPTPPPAPPPASCPAEPPCTGAPAAPEACRPPAEGVRSFSQSIRVDLTKLDALMNLVGELVVARSHIHLVIDRLRREQGLTGAVIELAKAQKDLDRRLTDLREAVMDVRMVPLGQLFSKLQRTLHKILRTTGKEVDLEIRGADTEIDKLIAEELGDPLIHVIRNAVDHGIEPPDEREAKGKPRRGRIDLVAHQRGNHVVIEVADDGAGISRERVLRKAVDRGMVDPDAHLTDKEVLDLVFEPGFSTKDQATEISGRGVGMDVLRKNIARLSGMIELSSEEGRGTRVTIVLPITMAIIQALLVRAGTMRLAVPLNSVLETLSLAEQEVDRIEGRPVLRLRSDTIPLVRLDRALGVDPGSENGAGYAVVVGVAEKRLALMVDELLIQQDVVIKSLGSRLKGVPGIAGATDLGDQRPILVVDVASLVKEAEAHA